A section of the Metabacillus endolithicus genome encodes:
- a CDS encoding serine hydrolase domain-containing protein, which translates to MNVKGFVERGFEPVREVFERNLNKEIGVACAIYHKGKKVVDLWGGFADFKTKREWKVDTLVPVFSSTKGFASLAAAVAVSKGLIDYDAKVADYWDEFGQDSKKEITVRQLLAHQAGLCSLDQLKINHIGELDTSYIASQLAGLKPEWEPGSMHGYHTWTIGWFIGEIIRRADPKGRKLGQFFQDEIAQPLQAEFYIGLPEEISLNRLALVYGLESPLHLLYHLHEIPTPLLLGFLNPKSLTTRSMIDPNQMVKHSNFNKREMLSIEFPSGNGVGLARSMAKIYGEFATGGKNLNLSDAIINELLKPASSPTNGWYDHVNRKHLGYSLGFWKPIKGSEFGSSHHAFGHPGAGGSFCFADPDMGVGYAYVMNKIGGYMDRNPRENEIRRVFYQCLQKLEK; encoded by the coding sequence ATGAATGTAAAAGGGTTTGTTGAGAGAGGGTTTGAACCGGTTCGTGAGGTTTTTGAACGCAATCTTAATAAAGAGATTGGGGTAGCTTGTGCGATTTACCATAAAGGGAAAAAGGTTGTGGATTTATGGGGAGGATTTGCAGATTTTAAAACAAAAAGAGAATGGAAAGTTGATACTCTTGTACCTGTGTTTTCAAGTACTAAAGGGTTTGCATCCTTAGCGGCTGCAGTGGCTGTTTCAAAGGGATTAATCGATTATGACGCAAAGGTAGCAGATTATTGGGATGAATTTGGGCAAGACAGCAAAAAGGAAATCACAGTCAGGCAACTATTAGCGCATCAAGCTGGGTTGTGTTCTCTTGACCAATTAAAGATTAATCATATTGGTGAACTCGACACTTCATATATTGCTTCACAGCTAGCTGGATTAAAACCAGAGTGGGAGCCAGGGAGTATGCATGGGTACCATACCTGGACGATTGGATGGTTTATTGGAGAAATAATCAGAAGGGCTGATCCTAAGGGAAGAAAACTAGGTCAATTTTTTCAGGATGAAATTGCGCAACCATTGCAAGCTGAGTTTTATATTGGTCTTCCTGAAGAGATATCACTGAATAGGCTAGCGTTGGTGTACGGATTAGAGAGTCCGCTTCATTTGCTTTATCATTTACATGAAATTCCGACTCCATTACTTCTTGGTTTTTTAAATCCTAAATCTTTGACAACAAGGAGTATGATTGATCCAAATCAAATGGTCAAACACTCAAACTTTAATAAAAGAGAAATGCTTTCAATTGAGTTTCCATCAGGCAATGGTGTCGGATTGGCAAGGAGTATGGCAAAGATATATGGGGAGTTTGCAACTGGAGGAAAAAATTTAAATTTATCAGATGCTATAATAAATGAATTATTAAAACCAGCTTCATCGCCTACAAATGGTTGGTATGACCATGTAAATAGAAAGCATCTTGGCTATTCTCTTGGTTTCTGGAAGCCTATTAAGGGAAGTGAGTTCGGCAGCAGTCATCATGCCTTTGGACACCCGGGAGCGGGAGGGTCATTTTGCTTTGCAGACCCAGACATGGGAGTTGGTTATGCCTATGTTATGAATAAAATTGGGGGCTATATGGACCGTAACCCAAGGGAAAATGAAATTAGGAGAGTTTTTTATCAATGTCTTCAAAAACTTGAGAAATAG
- a CDS encoding TetR/AcrR family transcriptional regulator: MAQVKKPEVRRALLLAAKQEFLERGFKLSSMRRIAATAGTTIGNLYKYFESKEAIYEELVSRVKGDLWSFISNAENKLPTDPILQLQLFVTLVSSYRDDILLLVDASDGTEYQNTYEDLLAMISDNLETHLPDFNMDNGKEAGGSVILVRTLSVGLLSGIIDILRNHSEEDEIKKGLTLYFTYIFKSFL; this comes from the coding sequence ATGGCACAGGTAAAGAAGCCTGAAGTTAGAAGGGCTTTGTTATTGGCTGCAAAGCAGGAATTTCTTGAGCGTGGATTTAAGCTCTCATCAATGCGGAGAATTGCGGCGACAGCTGGTACTACAATTGGTAATTTGTATAAGTATTTTGAAAGCAAAGAAGCAATATATGAGGAATTAGTTTCACGGGTAAAAGGGGATTTATGGTCATTTATTTCTAATGCAGAAAATAAATTACCGACAGATCCCATTCTTCAGCTTCAGTTATTTGTTACTTTAGTGAGTAGCTACAGAGATGATATATTATTACTTGTTGATGCTTCGGATGGAACTGAGTATCAAAATACATATGAAGATTTACTTGCGATGATATCAGATAATCTAGAAACTCATCTTCCTGATTTCAATATGGATAACGGAAAAGAAGCTGGTGGTTCAGTCATTCTAGTCCGGACGCTTTCAGTTGGACTTCTTTCAGGAATAATTGACATCTTACGAAATCATTCGGAGGAAGATGAAATTAAAAAAGGTCTAACACTCTACTTTACCTATATTTTCAAAAGCTTTCTCTAA
- a CDS encoding GlsB/YeaQ/YmgE family stress response membrane protein, translated as MGFIWALIVGGIIGWLAGLIAGRDMPGGVIGNIIAGFIGAWLGSLLFGQWGPEMGGFYIVPALIGSIILVFVVSFVMRKMRSGRTAS; from the coding sequence ATGGGTTTTATTTGGGCTTTAATTGTAGGCGGAATTATCGGCTGGTTAGCAGGCTTAATTGCAGGACGTGATATGCCAGGAGGTGTTATCGGCAACATTATCGCAGGATTTATTGGAGCTTGGTTAGGATCTCTTCTATTTGGTCAGTGGGGTCCAGAAATGGGTGGATTCTATATTGTTCCAGCTTTAATTGGTTCGATTATCCTTGTGTTTGTTGTAAGCTTTGTAATGAGAAAAATGCGAAGCGGACGAACAGCTTCATAA
- a CDS encoding STAS domain-containing protein — MHRNEELYHYLVKNSWQMSEDWYNMVDDNDPNSVYSTEDPAIIQSLKEQNQDYFIHLHRLFIEEEGKFVSEFRAWSEELAQDQKHLETPVHYVVREFLRTQDVYLKYIKSFYKENIDTVSVDQLFSWLDVVKKIINLSVYIYIDAAHKNTMKQIAAQKEMINELSSPVILLQNKTALLPLIGDIDTARAKLILENTLTQCANLEVEHLCIDLSGVAIIDTMVAHEIFHLIKALKLLGVRSTLSGIRPEIAQTAIQLGLDFEEINTTASLANALGQI, encoded by the coding sequence ATGCATAGAAATGAAGAATTATATCACTACCTAGTTAAGAACTCATGGCAAATGTCAGAAGACTGGTATAATATGGTTGACGATAATGACCCAAACTCAGTCTACTCAACGGAAGATCCAGCTATTATTCAATCATTAAAAGAGCAAAATCAAGACTATTTTATCCATTTACATAGGCTTTTCATAGAAGAGGAAGGGAAATTTGTAAGTGAGTTTAGAGCATGGTCAGAGGAATTAGCACAAGATCAAAAGCATTTAGAAACACCAGTTCATTATGTTGTAAGGGAATTTTTAAGAACTCAAGATGTTTATCTTAAATATATCAAAAGCTTTTATAAAGAGAATATTGATACAGTTTCTGTTGATCAATTATTTTCATGGTTAGATGTTGTTAAAAAAATCATCAATCTTTCCGTTTATATATACATTGATGCAGCCCATAAGAATACAATGAAACAAATTGCTGCACAAAAGGAAATGATCAATGAGCTTAGTTCACCAGTTATTCTTCTGCAAAATAAAACAGCACTTCTTCCACTTATTGGTGATATTGATACAGCCAGAGCAAAATTAATTTTAGAAAACACATTAACACAATGTGCAAATTTAGAAGTTGAACATTTATGTATTGATCTGTCGGGTGTTGCCATCATTGATACAATGGTTGCTCATGAAATTTTCCACTTAATCAAGGCATTAAAGCTTTTAGGTGTTAGATCAACATTATCAGGTATTCGCCCTGAAATTGCCCAAACAGCCATACAACTCGGCCTTGATTTTGAAGAAATTAACACAACCGCCTCATTAGCAAATGCATTAGGACAAATATAA
- a CDS encoding response regulator transcription factor produces MIKVVFVDDHEMVRIGVSSYLSAQPDIEVIGEADNGKKGVELCLDLRPDVILMDLVMKEMDGIEATRQIVDAWPEAKIIIVTSFLDDEKVYPALEAGATSYLLKTSKASEIANAVRATFHGQSILEPEVTGKMMMKMRQRETTHLHDQLTSREMEILLLMAQGKTNQEIADELFIALKTAKTHVSNILSKLDVQDRTQAVIYAFKHSLVK; encoded by the coding sequence ATGATTAAAGTAGTATTTGTTGATGATCATGAAATGGTACGGATCGGTGTTTCATCCTATTTATCTGCCCAGCCTGACATTGAGGTAATCGGTGAAGCGGATAACGGAAAAAAAGGTGTAGAGCTATGTCTTGACCTTCGCCCGGATGTCATTTTAATGGATCTGGTTATGAAGGAAATGGACGGAATTGAGGCAACAAGGCAAATCGTCGATGCCTGGCCTGAGGCGAAAATTATCATTGTGACAAGCTTCCTAGATGATGAGAAGGTATATCCGGCACTTGAAGCGGGGGCAACAAGCTATTTGCTAAAAACGTCAAAAGCAAGTGAGATTGCCAATGCTGTCCGCGCCACGTTTCACGGCCAATCGATTTTAGAGCCTGAGGTCACAGGTAAAATGATGATGAAGATGAGACAACGAGAAACAACACACCTCCATGATCAACTCACTTCAAGGGAAATGGAAATTTTATTGCTAATGGCACAAGGAAAAACCAATCAAGAAATTGCAGATGAATTGTTTATTGCCTTAAAAACAGCCAAAACCCATGTTAGCAACATCTTAAGTAAGCTGGATGTTCAAGATCGAACACAGGCTGTTATTTATGCCTTTAAACATTCACTTGTAAAATAA
- a CDS encoding sensor histidine kinase: MNIIQRQVLLGAFFSLILFILLSLMFFIAFPLHNWSELWNQKIMDLPFIYIVPSISIVAGVLFGLFSGLYWKKQLSTIEQTIQELDKGRTISTEQPCLPEVQDIQKKVEKIQKQIQEQTKLSQKLATEKAEDQEKRIQELVSQERNRLARELHDSVSQQLFAASMMMSAITESREEWDDGESKQLRLIEATIHQSQLEMRALLLHLRPAALKGKSLQEGIQELLVELMQKVTMNIKWKVEPIPLDKGVEDHLFRILQESVSNTLRHAKATSLDVLLIERDSFVIMRVTDDGIGFELEEGKTGSYGLQNMHERAVEIGGSMKIVSLKNKGTRLEVKVPVLAGESENND; the protein is encoded by the coding sequence ATGAATATCATTCAGCGGCAAGTTTTGTTAGGAGCATTTTTTTCGCTCATTCTATTCATTCTTCTTTCCCTCATGTTTTTTATAGCATTTCCACTTCATAATTGGAGTGAACTATGGAATCAAAAAATTATGGATTTACCTTTTATTTATATTGTGCCAAGCATAAGTATAGTAGCAGGTGTACTCTTTGGTTTGTTTTCCGGTCTTTATTGGAAAAAACAGCTCAGTACAATTGAACAAACGATTCAGGAGCTTGATAAGGGACGGACGATCTCTACTGAACAACCTTGTTTGCCAGAAGTGCAAGATATTCAAAAGAAGGTCGAAAAGATTCAGAAGCAAATTCAGGAACAAACAAAGCTTTCGCAAAAGCTAGCAACTGAAAAAGCAGAAGACCAAGAAAAGAGAATACAAGAATTAGTTTCACAGGAAAGAAATCGATTGGCTCGTGAGCTTCATGATTCTGTCAGTCAACAGCTTTTTGCAGCATCAATGATGATGTCAGCTATTACCGAGAGTAGAGAAGAATGGGATGATGGTGAGTCGAAACAGTTAAGGCTAATTGAGGCAACGATTCACCAATCACAGCTTGAAATGAGAGCGTTGCTATTACATTTACGACCAGCGGCATTAAAAGGTAAATCCCTTCAAGAAGGAATTCAAGAGCTTTTGGTAGAACTAATGCAAAAGGTGACAATGAATATAAAATGGAAAGTAGAACCGATCCCATTAGACAAAGGTGTAGAGGACCATTTATTTCGTATTCTTCAAGAGTCTGTTTCCAATACACTTCGCCATGCAAAGGCAACAAGTTTGGACGTGTTGCTAATTGAACGCGATTCCTTTGTGATCATGCGTGTGACAGATGATGGCATTGGGTTTGAGCTTGAAGAAGGTAAAACAGGTTCATACGGTTTACAAAACATGCATGAGCGTGCTGTTGAAATAGGTGGTTCAATGAAAATTGTCAGCCTGAAAAATAAAGGGACACGGTTAGAGGTTAAGGTTCCTGTCCTAGCAGGAGAGAGTGAAAACAATGATTAA
- the liaF gene encoding cell wall-active antibiotics response protein LiaF, whose amino-acid sequence MLRNMNSDYVNWIILIGILLLLLEILFFNGGLIVTFLLSIGCIFLGRRWRPRFIGKSLYWIGWIWLVITVLNMMTFRYFICVLLIYAVVQFFQTQKEPKRIKPSVKEPSGESEKNEPANKPVTHQKKIFENKFFTNQKSPDTAYEWNDINIQVGVGNTVIDLSDTVLPNEEAIISIRSLVGNVQILVPYEVEVHINHSVMIGDVSVFQDFKQKVVNETLVYETPQYRQGEQRVKLITSAISGKLEVKRI is encoded by the coding sequence GTGTTAAGAAATATGAATTCTGATTATGTAAATTGGATTATTCTAATAGGAATTCTCCTCCTTCTTTTAGAAATATTATTTTTTAATGGTGGTTTAATCGTTACATTTTTGTTATCAATTGGATGCATTTTTTTAGGGCGTCGATGGCGACCGCGGTTTATAGGCAAGAGCCTCTATTGGATTGGTTGGATTTGGCTTGTTATTACCGTGCTGAATATGATGACATTTCGTTATTTTATTTGTGTGCTGCTCATTTATGCTGTTGTTCAATTTTTCCAAACACAGAAGGAGCCTAAACGAATAAAACCAAGTGTGAAGGAGCCTTCGGGCGAATCAGAAAAAAATGAACCGGCAAACAAACCAGTGACCCATCAGAAAAAAATCTTTGAAAATAAGTTCTTTACGAATCAAAAATCACCGGATACTGCATATGAATGGAATGATATCAATATTCAGGTGGGTGTTGGGAACACGGTCATTGATTTAAGTGATACGGTCTTACCAAATGAGGAAGCGATTATTTCGATACGCAGTTTAGTAGGAAATGTTCAAATTCTTGTTCCATATGAAGTGGAGGTTCATATTAACCATTCTGTTATGATTGGTGATGTGAGTGTTTTTCAAGATTTTAAGCAAAAGGTTGTGAATGAAACTCTTGTTTATGAAACACCGCAGTACAGACAAGGTGAACAAAGGGTGAAATTGATCACTTCAGCTATTTCAGGAAAGCTTGAGGTGAAAAGAATATGA